The following is a genomic window from Herpetosiphonaceae bacterium.
AGAGCTTGAGCAGCGGGGCGTGGTCCAGCGGCGCGTCGATCCGACGATTCCCGTCAAGATCGAGTACAGCCTGACCGAGAAAGGCCGCGATCTGCAACGGGTGCTGGATGCGCTGCATACCTGGGCCGATCGCTGGGAGACTGTGGAGCCGAGCCCGCGCGAATCGGCATCCAAGGTATCGTCGACCTGATCGTCGCGCTCGGTTGCTCGGTGTCGCTGCCGCGCGGCATTGGCCTGCTCTACACTGTGCCCCTCCGCTTCCTCATGGCCTTCCATTGACGCCTCCGCTTTATCCTGCTTTGTGCTGAGCGCCGGATCGCTACGCTTTGCGGCATGCCTCGCTGGTCCATATCTTGCCTGCTCACCTCCACAGGCGCAAAGGCTGCGCGCATGACGTGGCGCGAGAGGAGCGGAGCATGCGCAAGCAGAACACGCGACAGGTGCAGATCTGGCTGATGCTCCTCATGGTGCTCAGCGCGGTGCTGTTGGGCTTTCTCATCGTCTGGCTGGTCGGTGGTCAGATGCCTGCTGGCTGGTCGCGCCGACAGATCGTGCTGGGCGCAAGCGACGCCACGAGCACCGCAGCGCCTACGCCTCGATCGGTGCAGGCCCGCGCCACTGATGAGCTACTCCCGACGCCGACATTTGTGCCGGTGACGGCTGAGACGCTGCCGCCATCACCGGAGCCGCCGACCGAAGCTCAGCCAACGCCGACGCTCGCGCCACCACCCCCGACCGAGGTGCCGCCGACGCTCGCGCCGACACGACCACCAGATCCGATTGTTCCTCCAACCCAGCCGCCGCGACCGCCTGTGCCGGTGACAGGCTCGCGCGTTCGTCTGGAGGATGGGGCGTGGCAGGGGAGCTATCGGCAGGCACGGGGCTACGCCGGGCGCAGCGCAACCTGGATCTACGGCACGGGCACCCCGTACCACACGATGCAGGCGCGCTTCACGCTGGAGGCGCCGCCGCAGGGCACGGCGCAGCTCAGCGTCGAGGGCATGGACTCCGAGGACCGGACCAAGACGCCGATCGAGATCGCGGTCAACGGCACGCCGATCTACCGAGGACCGAACCCGCTGCCCAACGACGACCAGCCGCTGGCAACGGGCACCTGGGCGACGCAGCGCTGGACGTTCGACGCGGGGCTGCTGCGCGCGGGCGAAAACACGATCCGCATCCGCAACCTGGCGCCGGGCCAGTTCGGCCTGCCGCCCTTCTTCATGCTCGACTACGCCGACGTAGTGTTTGGTGCAGCGTCCAATCCGCCCGCCGCGCCTGAGCCGACGAGCGTTCCTTCCCCGCCAACGCCGGAGCCGACAAGCGCTCCAGAGCCAGCGCCGCCAACGCCGGAGCCGACAAGCCCACTGCCACCTGAGCCGTCGACAGGTACGAGCAGGCAGATTCGCCTGGAGGATGGGGCGTGGCAGGGGGGCTATCGGCAGGCGCGGGGCTACGCCGGGCGCAGCGCAACCTGGATCTATGGCACGGGCACCCCGTACCACACGATGCAGGCGCGCTTCACGCTGGAGGCGCCGCCGCAGGGCACGGCGCAGCTTAGCGTCGAGGGCATGGACTCCGAGGACCGGACCAAGACGCCGATCGAGATCGCGGTCAACGGCACGCCAATCTACCGAGGACCGAACCCGCTGCCCAACGACGATCAGCCGCTGGCAACGGGCACCTGGGCGACGCAGCGCTGGACGTTCGATGCGGGGCTGCTGCGCGCGGGCGAAAACACGATCCGCATCCGCAACCTGGCGCCGGGCCAGTTCGGCCTGCCGCCCTTCTTCATGCTCGACTACGCGGATGTCTCCGTGCCGTAGTGCGGCAGGCGAACCAACATATCCGGAAATAAGCAAACAGCGCGGCAGATCATGTCCGATCCGCCGCGCTGTTCTTTGTGAGGGAGGGCTTAGCCGACAGCAGCCTGCGCCACCGTCGTGCCCGGTGTGGTCGAGAGGACGAACTCGCCGGAGCGGCCAATCGCGATATGTTCCGGCCCGCAGCCTGGCGGCAGCAGCTTGGCTGCCTGAACCGCACGCTCAAGCGCGCGCTTATTGTCGAAGCCCAGCGCGTCGAGGATCGGGTTGGCGACGGAGCGGCCATGCTTCAGCGGCGTGTACATCCTGGTGCGCTCCAGCGCCGCCTTAAGATCGTCGGCGTTGGGGATCAAATAGAGCGCGGGCATGTTGAAGCCGCTGAAGACCCTGAAGATCATATCCAGCGTCTCGGCGGGCAGGTACTTCTTATAAATATCGACCAGCCGCAGGAACATCGCATGGTGCGCGATCTCGTCTTTGGCGACGATGTTGAACGCCGCAGCAGCGCCGTACTGCTTGCCGCGCCTGCGCTCCTCATCGGTCGGCTTCTCGGGCAGGCCATAGTCGGCGCGAATACGCTTGCGCAGCTCATCGTAGTTGAAGAAGGTGGCGCGCTCCTGCACCATAGCATAGACGGCTGTGCCCATCGGCGTATCGAGGCCCGGATGATTCTCGCGCATAGTCCAGCGATGCGCCGATACTTTGTCGCGGTACTCGCGGATCTGCGCCTCGGTGCGCACGCCTGAGTGGAGCAGCACCAGATGCCACGACTCGGCGTGCTTGGCCTCTTCCATGCCCCAGACAAGCTGAATATTCCGCCGCTCGCGGTCGCCGCGAACGATATTGATCGCATCCTCGACATAATCGCCGACGTAATCTTCGATGCCAAGGAAGCTCTCGATCATCGTGATCGTGTCGGGCGACAGCATATGACCGCGCTCACGCATCTCGTCAAGCGGTAGATCATCCCAGGGAAACCAGTTGCGGGTTTTTACGGCTTTGCGGAAGTAGTCGATATATGCCACGCGCACTTCTTCCTGGATTGCCCGAAGCCGCGCGTCGCGCGTCCAGGGACCGGTAATATAGTGCGGATGGTCTACGCCATTCGAGAATGGTTCTGCTATCGTCATGATTGCTCCGTGATTGCACCCGCTCCGGTTCGTTTGGCGGGAGCGGTGCGATTAACATTATGTATTGTACCAGCAAGGCAGATTTATGCTTTTCCACGAAGAGTCGATCGACTCCTCACTAATACGGTACGGAAATTGCAAGCCCATCGGATCATTGAGCATACGACGAAATTTGGGTTGCTGCGGGTTATCAAAAATACGTTAGAATAGAGGATAATCGTAGAAGTGTCGTACAGCATGCGGTCTGAAATGTCATCACAATCCATCCCAGAACTCGACGACGAGATCTTGCTGCAACTGATCTGTAGCCATGATGAGTCGGCCTTGTCATCGCTGTACGAGCGCTACGCGCGGCTGCTCTACAGCATCGCGCTGCGTATCACGGACGATCGCGCGGCTGCCGAGGAAGTGCTGCAAGATGTGTTTCACTCCGTATGGCATCGCGCCACCACGTTCCGACCCTCGGCGGGCTCGGTTTCGTCCTGGCTCTCCGGCATCGCGCGCAACCGGGCGATCGACGAGGTGCGCTCTCGCTGGCACCGGGCACGTGAGCTTGAGATCCCGCTCGATTACCTGCCCGATCTGAGCGGCGCCGTCGAGCGCGGCCTGGATCATCTTGCGGTCCTGCGCGCCGATCTGCGCAACGCGCTTAGCTCGCTGCCCTTGCTCCAGCGCCAGGCGATCGAGATGGCCTATTTCGGCGGTTTTTCGTCTAGTGAGATCGCGGCGCAGCTCAACGAGCCGATCGGGACGATCAAAGGGCGGCTGCGCCTGGGCATGGAGAAGCTGCGCCAGACGCTCACGACGTTTATGGACCCCGACGAGGATCTGAGCATCTAGCGCTGCTCGGAGTGCTGATCCTCAATACACAAACAGGGCGCGGGGTTCAGACCCGCGCCCTGTCGCCTATCCGGGAAGATCAGCTACTCGACGGTGTACTCGCCCTCGACGACGCCCTCGTCCTTGCCGCCGCGCTGCTGCTGGTCCGCGCCGTCGGTGCCCTGACCGTAGGCCGCCTGACCGATCTGCATCAGCGCCTGCTGCAACTCCTGCATGCCGGAGCGCATCGCGTCCTCGTCCTCGCGGCTGATCGCGTCGCGCAGCGTGCTGATCAGCCCCTCGACCTGGCTCTTCTGATCCGCCGAAACCTGCTCGCCCAGGTCTTGCAGCGTCTTCTCGGCCTGGTAGGCCATGTTGTCGGCCTGGTTCTTGAGCTCGATCCGCTCGCGGCGGGCCTTGTCCTCAGAAGCGTGCAGCTCGGCGTCGCGCACCATCCGATCGATGTCCTGCTTGTTCAGGTTGGTGCTGGCCGTGATCGTGATCTTCTGCTCCTTGCTGGTCGCCTTGTCCTTGGCCGAGACGTTCAAGATGCCGTTGGCGTCGATGTCAAATGTGACCTCGATCTGCGGCACGCCGCGCGGCGCGGGCGGAATGCCCTCCAGACGGAACTGGCCCAGCAGCATGTTGTCGTTCGCCATCTCGCGCTCGCCCTGGAAGACCTTGATGTCCACCGCTGTCTGGCCGCTCTCGGCGGTCGAGAAGATCTCGCTCTTGCGCGTCGGGATCGTCGTGTTGCGCTCGATCAGCTTGGTCATGATCCCGCCCAGCGTCTCAACGCCGAGCGACAGCGGCGTCACGTCGAGCAGCAGCACGTCCTTGACCTCGCCGCCCAGCACGCCCGCCTGGATCGCCGCGCCGATCGCCACCACCTCATCGGGGTTCACGCCACGGTTCGGCTCCTTGCCCGTCAGCTTGCGCACAAGCTCCTGCACCACCGGCATACGGGTGGAGCCACCGACCAGCACGACCTCGTCGATCTGGTTGGACTTCAGCCCGGCGTCGCGGAGCGCCTGGTTGAACGGGCCTTTCAGCCGCTCGGTCAGGTCTGCCGTCAACTGCTCGAACTTGGCGCGCGTCAGGTTCATCTGCAAGTGCTTCGGGCCGGACGCATCCGCCGTGATAAACGGCAGGTTGATCTCGGTCTGCGGCGTGCTCGACAGCTCGATCTTGGCCTTCTCGGCGGCCTCTTTGAGCCGCTGGAGCGCCTGACGATCCTTGGACAGGTCGATGCCCTGATCCTTGCGGAACTCGTCGACGATCCAGTTCACGATGCGCTGATCGTAGTCGTCGCCGCCCAGGTGCGTATCGCCGGAGGTTGACTTGACCTCGACCACGCCCTCGCCGACCTCCAGCACCGATACGTCAAACGTACCGCCGCCCAGGTCGAAGACCAGGATCGTCTCGTCGGCCTTCTTATCCAGGCCGTAGGCCAGCGCCGCCGCCGTCGGCTCGTTGATGATGCGCAGCACTTCCAGACCGGCGATCTGGCCCGCGTCCTTGGTCGCCTGGCGCTGCGAGTCGTTGAAGTAGGCCGGAACCGTGATCACGGCCTGCGTGACTTTCTCGCCCAGATACGCCTCGGCATCGGCCTTGAGCTTCTGGAGCACCATCGCCGAGATCTCCTGCGGCGTGTACTCCTTGTTCATGACCGGGATCTTCACGCGGGCATCGCCGCGCGGCCCCTTGCCGACCTGATACGGCACCATCTCGCGCTCGGTGCCAACCTCGTCGATGGTATGGCCGATGAAGCGCTTGATCGAAAAAACGGTATTCTCAGGATTGATGGTTGCCTGGCGCTTGGCCGTCTGCCCGACAAGCCGCTCGCCGTTCTTGGTAAATGCAACGACCGATGGGGTTGTCCGACCACCCTCGGCGTTCGCAATGACCACCGGATCACCGGCCTCCATCACCGCGACGACCGAGTTGGTCGTTCCCAGGTCGATACCAACAATCTTAGGCATGAGTATCTCCTCTGCAAGTACGATTGTGCGCGCGTCGGCGCAACGTCTAGGTAGAAGTTTACTCATAGTACACTAGAAACGTATATGAAGAGTGTTAGCGTTGTGTTAGAGGAAAAATTTAGAACCAAGAACCGGTGGAACGGAACAAGGGAACAATGGGACGAGCGACTTGTCTCCCCGCTCCTATGCCGCAGGCGATGGGAGAGGGGGGTGCCCTCTGGGCCCGGGGTGAGGGCCAAGAACCAAGATCGAGAATCGGCCAAGGCGAACATTCATGTGCTCTATGGTAATAACTACAATAGTGTTCACGTTACCTCAAGGGTTACTGTCGTCTGATGCCCCAGCGTTATACAATACAGATAATTTAAGGCATCTCCAGACCATACCGCTCAAGCAGCGCGTCGTCGCTCAGGATCGCGTCCGTGGGGCCGTCATGCGCCACGCGACCATCGGCCAGAATCACGGTGCGCGGGAAGACTTCGGCGGCCATCCGCAGATCATGCGTGGAGACGAGCATCGTCTGGGGGAGCGCACGAAGCAGCTCGATCAGGCCCCGCCGGGCACGTGGATCGAGGCCCGCCGATGGCTCGTCGAGCGCCAGCACGTGCGGCTCCATCGACAGCACGGTAGCGACCGCGACTCGCTTGCGCTGGCCCAGGCTCATGTGATGCGGCATGCGATCCTCAAAGCCGCTCATGCCCACCTGATCAAGCGCCCAGGCCACGCGCGCGCGCACCTCGGCTTCGTCCAGGCCCATGTGCAGCGGCCCGAACGCCACATCATCGAAGACTGTCGGCGAGAAGAGCTGATCGTCGGGATCTTGAAAGACCAGCCCGACCAGCGC
Proteins encoded in this region:
- a CDS encoding helix-turn-helix domain-containing protein; this encodes MSNNELHLCPKYEKAVELLGKRWTGLILRVLCNGPTTFSKIAKTVDKLSDRVLSERLKELEQRGVVQRRVDPTIPVKIEYSLTEKGRDLQRVLDALHTWADRWETVEPSPRESASKVSST
- a CDS encoding sigma-70 family RNA polymerase sigma factor, which encodes MSSQSIPELDDEILLQLICSHDESALSSLYERYARLLYSIALRITDDRAAAEEVLQDVFHSVWHRATTFRPSAGSVSSWLSGIARNRAIDEVRSRWHRARELEIPLDYLPDLSGAVERGLDHLAVLRADLRNALSSLPLLQRQAIEMAYFGGFSSSEIAAQLNEPIGTIKGRLRLGMEKLRQTLTTFMDPDEDLSI
- the dnaK gene encoding molecular chaperone DnaK codes for the protein MPKIVGIDLGTTNSVVAVMEAGDPVVIANAEGGRTTPSVVAFTKNGERLVGQTAKRQATINPENTVFSIKRFIGHTIDEVGTEREMVPYQVGKGPRGDARVKIPVMNKEYTPQEISAMVLQKLKADAEAYLGEKVTQAVITVPAYFNDSQRQATKDAGQIAGLEVLRIINEPTAAALAYGLDKKADETILVFDLGGGTFDVSVLEVGEGVVEVKSTSGDTHLGGDDYDQRIVNWIVDEFRKDQGIDLSKDRQALQRLKEAAEKAKIELSSTPQTEINLPFITADASGPKHLQMNLTRAKFEQLTADLTERLKGPFNQALRDAGLKSNQIDEVVLVGGSTRMPVVQELVRKLTGKEPNRGVNPDEVVAIGAAIQAGVLGGEVKDVLLLDVTPLSLGVETLGGIMTKLIERNTTIPTRKSEIFSTAESGQTAVDIKVFQGEREMANDNMLLGQFRLEGIPPAPRGVPQIEVTFDIDANGILNVSAKDKATSKEQKITITASTNLNKQDIDRMVRDAELHASEDKARRERIELKNQADNMAYQAEKTLQDLGEQVSADQKSQVEGLISTLRDAISREDEDAMRSGMQELQQALMQIGQAAYGQGTDGADQQQRGGKDEGVVEGEYTVE
- a CDS encoding ABC transporter ATP-binding protein, translating into MAIHELELPALHIASEAVALNEVSFAYPDGRVALQDVMLTIEAGEKVALVGPNGAGKSTLLLHLNGVLGALDGGVRIAGIEVRRATLRKIRALVGLVFQDPDDQLFSPTVFDDVAFGPLHMGLDEAEVRARVAWALDQVGMSGFEDRMPHHMSLGQRKRVAVATVLSMEPHVLALDEPSAGLDPRARRGLIELLRALPQTMLVSTHDLRMAAEVFPRTVILADGRVAHDGPTDAILSDDALLERYGLEMP